Proteins found in one Paenibacillus wynnii genomic segment:
- the nasC gene encoding assimilatory nitrate reductase catalytic subunit NasC yields the protein MKPLTILNNQADLEAFAGQEHVMDTQCPFCSVQCKMQVVEHLGKERNTYTVLPKPNAASEGRLCIKGMNAYQHALSSDRLTYPMAKVDGAFVRVSWEEAYRIIQSNFTQIGQQFGNDAIGVYGGGSLTNESAYLLGKFARVALRTKYIDYNGRFCMSAAASAGNKAFGIDRGLTNQLSEIPMAKCIILAGTNIAECQPTLMPYFTRAKENGTFIIAIDPRNTGTTEMADLHLKVKPGMDAALVNGMLKVLVDEAYVDESFARERTNGFQELREHLANIDLNDIAEITGVPLVQIRQAAEAFGKAATGMVFTARGVEQQTDGYMAVRNFLNMVLITGKIGKEGCGYGAITGQGNGQGGREHGQKADQLPGYRSIENPIDRAYIAEVWGVKPDELPGKGVSAYEMMEKVHEEEIRALFVMGSNPLVSNPNANFVEEGLSKLKFLVVADMFLSETARMADLILPTSSYLENEGTLTNMEGRVLLREASRAVMGEVKHDWEILCGIAQSLGRESYFSYTNVEQIFEELRIASRGGLADYYGITYDRLRRDEGVYWPCPSLDHPGEKRLFEKEFAHPGGKAELIAVDNHFPDEQVSGEFPLYLTTGRVLSHYLTGVQTRRSHTLAARSFESFMEIHPKTAQKYQIEDDSLIRLESKRGSIVVRSKLTREIREDTVFVPMHWGGIQNVNKVTNQALDPTCKMPGFKVCAVNARPLVESM from the coding sequence ATGAAACCATTAACGATACTGAATAATCAAGCGGATTTGGAAGCTTTTGCAGGACAAGAGCATGTTATGGATACTCAGTGTCCCTTTTGCAGTGTGCAATGTAAAATGCAGGTTGTAGAGCATCTTGGCAAGGAGCGGAATACCTATACTGTTCTACCAAAGCCCAACGCGGCTTCAGAAGGCAGATTGTGTATCAAAGGGATGAATGCCTATCAGCATGCCCTAAGCAGCGATCGACTCACCTATCCAATGGCCAAAGTGGATGGAGCATTTGTGAGAGTCAGCTGGGAGGAAGCGTACCGGATTATTCAATCCAATTTCACTCAAATTGGACAGCAGTTCGGAAACGATGCGATTGGCGTATACGGCGGGGGATCTCTGACCAATGAATCCGCGTATTTACTTGGGAAATTTGCACGGGTCGCGCTGCGGACCAAATATATTGATTACAATGGACGGTTTTGTATGTCCGCGGCTGCGTCGGCCGGCAATAAGGCATTTGGAATTGACCGTGGCTTGACCAACCAGCTGTCCGAAATTCCGATGGCAAAGTGTATCATTTTGGCGGGAACAAATATTGCAGAATGCCAGCCCACGCTCATGCCTTATTTTACAAGGGCAAAGGAGAACGGAACTTTCATTATAGCCATTGATCCTAGAAATACAGGCACTACCGAGATGGCGGATTTGCATTTAAAGGTAAAGCCGGGGATGGATGCAGCTTTAGTCAACGGCATGTTGAAAGTGTTGGTGGATGAAGCTTATGTAGATGAGTCGTTTGCTAGGGAACGCACTAACGGGTTTCAAGAGCTAAGGGAGCATCTTGCGAATATTGACCTTAATGATATCGCAGAAATAACGGGCGTTCCATTGGTGCAAATTCGCCAAGCCGCAGAAGCCTTCGGCAAAGCAGCAACCGGTATGGTATTTACTGCAAGAGGTGTAGAACAGCAGACAGATGGATATATGGCCGTGCGAAACTTCCTTAATATGGTGCTGATTACCGGAAAGATTGGGAAAGAGGGCTGTGGTTACGGCGCGATTACGGGCCAAGGTAACGGTCAAGGGGGCAGAGAGCACGGACAAAAAGCCGATCAGCTTCCAGGATACCGTTCGATTGAAAATCCGATCGATCGTGCCTATATCGCAGAGGTATGGGGTGTGAAGCCTGACGAATTACCCGGAAAGGGCGTTTCCGCCTATGAAATGATGGAAAAAGTCCATGAGGAGGAGATTCGTGCACTGTTTGTCATGGGCTCCAATCCGCTTGTCTCTAATCCTAATGCCAACTTTGTGGAAGAGGGCCTGAGTAAGCTGAAGTTCCTGGTGGTAGCCGACATGTTCCTCTCTGAAACAGCACGGATGGCTGATTTAATTTTGCCTACTTCCTCTTATTTGGAGAATGAAGGCACATTAACCAACATGGAAGGCCGTGTTTTGTTGAGAGAGGCAAGTCGGGCGGTTATGGGTGAAGTGAAGCATGATTGGGAAATATTGTGCGGCATTGCCCAAAGCCTTGGAAGAGAGTCTTATTTCTCTTACACCAATGTGGAGCAAATTTTCGAGGAGCTTCGTATTGCAAGCCGCGGAGGGCTGGCTGATTATTATGGCATCACCTATGACCGGCTGCGTCGGGATGAAGGGGTGTATTGGCCTTGTCCAAGCTTGGATCACCCTGGAGAAAAGCGATTATTCGAGAAGGAGTTTGCGCATCCGGGCGGTAAGGCAGAGTTGATAGCGGTGGATAATCATTTCCCTGATGAGCAGGTAAGCGGCGAGTTTCCGCTATACTTGACAACCGGTCGCGTACTCTCGCATTATTTGACAGGTGTGCAAACCCGGAGAAGTCATACCTTGGCGGCACGCAGCTTTGAATCCTTTATGGAAATTCACCCGAAGACGGCACAAAAGTACCAGATCGAGGATGACTCATTAATACGG